A genomic window from Silene latifolia isolate original U9 population chromosome Y, ASM4854445v1, whole genome shotgun sequence includes:
- the LOC141628802 gene encoding uncharacterized protein LOC141628802 has product MDWKLKQFRDHVFQVLNVEVSYAKCWLARSRVKQMIYGNDKDQYAKVWEYASAIQKYNPGSSSFVVCGGIDRPPVYFKRMYICLHACKKGFKEGCRPIIGIDGCHLKGVFPGMCLVAVGKDGNNNIYPVAWAVVEVENTEAWRWFLELLNHDIGKEEGEGMTFMSDRQKGLLDALRTVVPKAEVRYCVRHIWANFKLNYSGQVYKDALWNAARATTEADFNYHMDGIKSLSNEAYEYLKAIPPQHWSRHAFGTQAKSNMLLNNLCESFNSVLKEVRDKPILTHMEWMRRYVMKRNFDKREGVVNYKGKVMPYVSKYLQWAREEALGYHWSAMSSCGGGSYESKAQPTRIMLMRHTLRPSTSKLMSQLLPQCGSEALGQD; this is encoded by the exons ATGGATTGGAAACTAAAGCAATTCAGAGATCATGTTTTTCAAGTTTTAAATGTGGAAGTTTCATATGCTAAGTGTTGGTTAGCAAGGTCTAGGGTGAAacaaatgatttatggtaatgacaaagaccaatatgctaaggtTTGGGAATATGCATCAGCTATTCAGAAGTATAACCCAGGTTCCTCCTCATTTGTGGTGTGTGGTGGTATTGATAGGCCACCTGTTTATTTCAAAAGAATGTATATTTGTCTCCATGCTTGTAAGAAGGGATTTAAAGAGGGTTGTAGACCTATAATAGGGATTGATGGGTGTCACTTGAAAGGTGTTTTCCCAGGTATGTGTCTTGTGGCAGTTGGCAAAGATGGGAATAATAATATATACCCTGTAGCTTGGGCTGTTGTTGAAGTTGAAAATACTGAGGCATGGAGATGGTTTTTAGAATTACTTAACCATGACATAGGCAAAGAGGAAGGGGAGGGTATGACATTCATGTCAGATAGGCAGAAGGGGCTGCTTGATGCCTTGAGAACTGTGGTGCCCAAAGCAGAAGTGAGGTACTGTGTCAGACACATTTGGGCTAACTTTAAGCTCAATTACAGTGGCCAAGTGTACAAGGATGCCTTATGGAATGCTGCAAGAGCAACAACAGAG GCTGACTTTAACTATCACATGGATGGTATAAAGTCATTATCCAATGAAGCTTATGAATATTTGAAGGCCATACCCCCACAACACTGGTCAAGGCATGCCTTTGGGACTCAAGCTAAGTCAAATATGCTACTTAATAATTTGTGTGAGTCTTTTAATAGTGTACTGAAAGAAGTGAGGGATAAGCCCATCCTAACTCATATGGAATGGATGAGGAGATATGTAATGAAAAGAAACTTTGACAAGAGGGAAGGTGTGGTCAATTATAAAGGAAAGGTTATGCCTTATGTAAGTAAGTACTTGCAATGGGCTAGAGAGGAG GCATTGGGATATCACTGGAGTGCCATGTCTTCATGCGGTGGCGGCTCTTATGAAAGCAAGGCTCAACCCACGAGGATTATGTTGATGAGGCATACACTAAGGCCAAGTACATCAAAGCTTATGAGCCAGTTGTTGCCCCAATGCGGGAGTGAAGCATTGGGCCAAGACTAA